Below is a genomic region from Streptomyces sp. NBC_00461.
GGGAGTATCGCGTGTCCGTCGAGTCTGTGAGCGCCGAGGGCTTCGCGCGGGAGAGCCTGACCGTCCTCCAGCGCATCACCGAGTCCGCGCGCGAGGAGGTGGCGGCCGCCGCCGGGCTGATCGCCGACTGCATCCGCGCGGACGGCGTGATCCAGGCCTTCGGCACCGGCCACTCCCAGGCCATCGTCCTCGAACTCGCCGGCCGGGCGGGGGGCCTGGTCCCCACCAACCGCCTCAGCATGGCCGACCTCGTCCTCTACGGCGGCGGCGACCCGAGCGTCCTCGACGACCCGCTCCTGGAGCGCAGCGAAGGCGTGGCCGAGCGGCTCTACCACCTCGCGGGCCCGAGCCCGCAGGACCTGTTCGTGATCATCTCCAACTCCGGCGTGAACAACGTGATCGTCGAGATGGCCCTGCATGCCAAGGAGCACGGCCACCGCGTCCTCGCCATCACCTCCCTCACCCACACCCGGGCAGTCCCCGCCGGGCACCCGAGCGGCAAGAAGCTTGCCGACCTCGCCGACGTCGTCCTCGACAACCGGGCGCCACGCGGGGACGCGCTGCTGGAGCTTCCCGGCGGCGGCGCCGTGTGCGCCCTGTCGACGCTCACCGGGGTGATGCTGGTCCAGATGGCGGTCGCCCAGGCGTCGAGGCTGCTCCTCGACTCCGGTGACCGCCCGCCCGTCTACGTCTCGGCGAACGTCCCCGGTGGGTTCGAGGGCAACCTGGAGCTGGAGAAGCGGTACGCCGGAAGGATTCGCCGCACCGCCAGCTGAGGGCCGTGGCGGGCGCGGCTCGGTGCCCTGGCGGACGCGACGCCGCCCGATATGTGTTCGATGTTGTGGTGTGGGTCACAGCGGGTCTAGGGTGAAAAAGCCTGGAGAACAACGCCCGGGCGGGCCGAACGGCGGCCCGCGACCGGGCCTGCTCCAGGTGAGGGAAGTGATCTCGTTGTCCGTCGCCTGGGACGACATCGGCGGATTGGTCGATGCCCACGAACGGTTTCTGGCCGGTGCGCGAGTCGAGGCGGACGTCCGTGGCCCGGTGCTCGAGTCCTGGAAGCGCTGCCGTTCGGTCGGGCTCCAGCCGCACCATCTGCTGCTCCCCTACGAAGCGGGCCTGACCCTGGACGAGCGGTTCCGACGGGCCGCCGACCCGGTGCTCGACAAACTCGCCGCCTCCCTGGCCGACATGGGCACGACGATCGCGCTGTGCGACGCGCGGGGCCGCATGATCCAGCGATTCGGCGGAGGCCCGGCGCTGCAGGACCGACTCGACCAGGTCAACTTCGCCCCGGGATTCGACGCCTCCGAGCCGGTGGCCGGCACCAACGGCGTCGGCACAGCGCTCGCCGCACGCGTCCCCGTCTACGTCGTCGGCCGTGAACACTTCGCCGACTGCCTGCAACCCTTCGCCTGCGCGGGCTCGCCCGTGCGGGACCCGCTGAGCGGATGCATCGAGGCCGTCCTCGACCTCACCTGCCTGCGCGATCACGGCGACCCCGCCATGCTGCGACTGGTCCGCACGGCCGCCCGGGACATCGAGGGCAGACTCCTCGACCAGGCCACGGAACGGGAACGGGCCCTCCTCGCCGCCTACCGTCGGGCCGGCCCCGACGCGGGCGGGGCGCCACGGTCGCAGGGCCGGCCGGCGCACGGCCACGGCAGCGGGCAAGACGGCGACGGCCTCGGCCGGATCGACCTGGCCGTGCTGCGGGAACGGGCCGAGGAACTCATCGCCTCGCCGGACCGCACCCTCGACGAGGTGCCGCTGTCCGGCGGCCGGGTCGCCACACTGCTGCGGCGCCAGGTCATGGGCGCGGCGGGGGAGGCCGGGGTCGCGGTGGAGGCGCGCATCCTGGGCGGACCGCGGCTGAGCGGCCTCGGACTGCCGACATCGATGCCGACGTCACCGCCGGCATCGCCGCCGGGAACAGGGCCGGCGCCGGTGACGGTCGCCGCAGCGGGTGCGCCCACAGCGGTGGGCTCCGGGACCGGGACCGGGCCGAGGGCGCCCGCCCCGCCGACTCCGCCCCCCGTCGTCGTACGAACCGTGGTCCCCACGCCTCCCCCTCCCTCTCCACTGGCATCGCATGCCGAAACCGTCGGGGACGTCCTCGACGGGGCCGAGAGGCGGCTGCTGCTCGTCGGTGAGCCCGGTGTCGGGCGGCTGGTCGTACTCGCGCGCAGGCGGCTGGAGTTGCTGCACGAGGCGGGCATCCGGATCGGCACCACGCTCGATGTGGCACGCACCGCGGAGGAACTGGCCGAGGTGACCGTTCCGCGGTTCGCGGACTTCGCCGCCGTCGACCTGCCCGACGCGGTGCTGCGCGGCGAGGAGCCGGAGGCGCTCGGCGGGCGGAGCGCGCTGCGCCGGGTGGCCATCCACGCCGTACGCAAGCAGCCCCACCATCTGTACGACGTCGGCGACACCGTCGAGTACGTCCCGTCCACGCCGCAGGCCCGCTGCCTGGAGACCAGGCAGTCCATCATGGAACCCGCCCTGAGCGAGGCGGCCGGCTGGCTCGCACAGGACCCGGAGCGACTGGCACGGGTGCTCGCGGCGGGCGTCCACTCCCTGATCACCGTGCCGCTGCGGGCCCGCGGCACCACGCTCGGCGTCGTCAGCTTCTACCGCTCCGAGAATCCCGCCCCCTTCGAGGACGACGACCTCTCCCTCGCCCAGGAACTCGTCCTTCGCGCGGCGACCTGCATCGACAACGCCCGCCGCTACACCCGCGAGCGCAACACCGCACTCGCCCTGCAGCGCAGCCTGCTGCCGAAGGGCCGTCCCGAGCAGAGCGCCGTCGAGGTCGCCTACCGCTATCTGCCCGCGCAGGCCGGCGTCGGCGGCGACTGGTTCGACGTCATCCCGCTGTCCGGCGCCCGGGTGGCGCTGGTCGTCGGCGACGTCGTCGGGCACGGCCTGCACGCCGCCGCCACCATGGGCCGGCTGCGCACCGCCGTACACAACTTCTGTGCCCTCGACCTGCCCCCGGACGACCTCCTCGCCCACCTCGACGACCTGGTCGGACGCCTCGACCGGGGCGAGGGCTGGGAGGTGGAGAGCACCCAGGCCGACTCCGGCATAGTCGGAGCGACCTGCCTCTACGCCGTCTACGATCCGGTGTCCCGGCGCTGCTCCCTCACCCGCGCCGGGCACCCCCTGCCCGCGGTCGTCGCGCCGGACGGCACGGTCGAGTTCGTCGACCTGCCCGCCGGCCAGCCCCTGGGCCTGGGCGGCATGCCTTTCGAGACCGTCGAGCTGGAACTGGCCGAAGGCAGCCAACTGGTGCTCTACACCGACGGGTTGGTCGAGGACCGGCTGCGCGACATCGACTCCGGCCTGGACCGGCTCCGTGCCGTCCTGGGCGTCGCCGGCCGGGCCCCGGAGGACACCTGCGAGGCGGTGCTCGACGCGCTGCTGCCGTCCCGGCCGAGCGACGACGTGGCCCTGCTCGTCGCCCGCACCCATGTCCTCGGCCCGGACCGGGTCGCCCAGTGGGACCTGCCCAGCAATCCGGCTGTCGTCTCCCGCGCCCGCACCGCGGTCACCGGGCAGCTGCACGCCTGGAACCTCGACGACCTCGCGTTCACCACCGAACTGGTCGCCAGCGAACTCGTCACCAACGCCATCCGCCACGCCACCGGCCCCGTGCAACTGCGCCTGATGCGGGACCGTGCCCTCATCTGCGAGGTCTCCGACGGCAGCAGCACCTCGCCCCGCCTGCGCCGCGCCCGCACGGAGGACGAGGGCGGGCGTGGCCTGTTCCTGGTCGCCCAGCTCACGGAGCGCTGGGGCACGCGGTACACGCCCTACGGCAAGGTCATCTGGGCGGAACAGCCGCTGCCGTGACGCTCCGCCGGACGCACGGTGATGACTGGACGCACGGTGATGAGTCCGCGGGTCACCAGCCCGTCAACAGCAGGTGGTTGACGAGAAGGGCAAGGGCCGCCTGCGCTGCCAGCCAGCCTCGCGCCCTCGTCAGAAAGGCGCAGCTCGGCAGCAGCCACATCGCGAACGGCAGCCAGATGCGCTCCGTCTCCGCCTTGCTCATGCCGGACACGTCGGCGACGAGAAGGGCGAGCAGAGCGACGGCCACGAGGACGGCGAGGCGGAAGGCGGGCGCCGGGGCGCGACGCGTGAGAGCCACCCCCGTGCGGCGCAGTCCCGCGGCCGTCGCCGGGCCGACGACGAACACCGTGCAGGCCAGGTTCGCCCACACCCAGTAGCCGTACGGTCGGACGCCGCCCGCTCCCTGGCGGTAGCGGGTGACGAGCAGCCGGTACGCCTCCCACCAGTCGAAGCCCAGCGTGGTGAACACGACCGGCACGACGGCGAGTCCGGCGAGCAGGAAGGGGAGCGGGCGGGCGCGCCGGGAGCCCAGGAGGAGGACCGCGGCGGCGATCAGGGCGAAGAGCGTGAGGCCGTAGGAGAGGTATGCGGTCAGGCCGAGGAGGAGGCCCGAGGCGAGCGCCGTGCGGCGGGGGCTGCGACCCGTCACCGCCAGGGCCAGGAACGCGACCGACCAGGCGGCGACCGCCGTGAAGTAGCCGTCGGCGGAGGTCCCCACCCACACCGCCGCCGGGGCCAGGACGAGATATGGGGCGGCGCGCCGGGCGAGCGTCTCGTCGGCGAGTGCCCGTACGGCGATCAGGACCGCGACCGTCGCGGTCGTGCCGACCGTGATGACGAAGGCGCCCGCCCAGCCCCCGCCGCCCAGCCCGGCCCTGTCGAGGAGGACGAAGGTGAGGGTGGCACCCGGGGGATGGCCGGCGACGTGCGCGGGCCAGTTGCCGGGGGAGTCGATCAGGATGTGGTGGTTGAAGTCCCGCAGGGCGGCGGCGATGTCGTGGAAGCGGCCGACGACCGGGAGGTACTCGTTCCGGGTCGTCAGCTGCTCGGCGATGCCCCGGTACCAGCCGTCGACCAGGGCGAGGGACCACGTCCAGGCCGCCGCCGCCCCCCAGCCGGCGAGGAGCAGGGGGCGCCAGGGCAGACGGGCCGCCACGGCGGGGCCGTACGCGACCACGGCGGCCGCGACGGCGAGCGCGGCCGGGGTGCCGGGACCGACGTGCGGCTCCCAGGTCGCCAGCAGCGGGGGCCAGGCGACCCGCAGTGTGCCGTCGCGGTGCTCGATGCCGGAGCCGACGACTACCGCCGTCGCGACGAGCAGCGCGGCGGCGACGGCCGCGTACAGGTCACGAAGGGTCTCGCGCAGAGGCTTGCACTGCGGCTCGCAAAGGGGCTCACTGGTCACGCGGAAACGCTAGGCGGGGCGGGCTGCCCCGAACGGCTGACATGCGCGGACGTCAGAGTTTCGTCATGGTTCGCAGACCCGTTGCCGGGGCGGTCCGGACCTACCGTCGGAGCATGAGACGGCCCCGCTTCTCGTCCCCCTTCTCGCCCTCCTTCTGGCGCAGCCCGCTGCGCGGCCCCTGGTTCACATCGGTGCTCGGCATCGTCCTGCTCGGCGGGATCACCGTGCTGTTCGTGACGGGACTGCTGTCATACGCCGCCTACAACCCGGACCTGTCGCCGGTGAACGACAAGACCCCGGACAAGGGCGTCCTCGGCTTCTACCTGTTCTCCTGGCCGACCGACCCGCACTGGCTGTACCGGCTCACCCAGGGCACCCATGTCACCCTCGGGATCACGCTCATCCCCGTCCTGCTGGCCAAGCTGTGGTCGGTCGTGCCCAGGCTGTTCACGCTGCCGCCCGCCCGCTCCCTCGCCCACGCCCTGGAACGGATCTCGCTGCTGTTGCTGGTCGGCGGCGGCCTGTTCGAGTTCGTCACCGGCGTGCTGAACGTCCAGCTCGACTACGTCTTCCCCGGCTCCTTCTACCCGCTGCACTTCTACGGCGCCTGGGTCTTCTTCGCCGCGTTCCTCGCGCACGCCGTGCTGAAGTTGCCGACGGCCTGGCGCAACCTGCGTCAACTGCACGAGGAGCCGAGCGAGTTGGTGGCCCCGGACCCGGATCCGCCCACCGTCTCCCGGCGCGGCGCCCTCGGGCTGGTCGGGGGCGGCTCGCTGCTGCTGTTGGCCACGACGGCCGGGCAGGACTTCGACGGGCTGCGCTGGAGCGCCGTGCTGGCCCCGCACGGCGGCGTCGATCCCGGCAGCGGCCCCGGCGGCTTCCAGATCAACAAGACCGCCGCGTACGCCGGGATCACCGCCGCCGACAGGAGCGAGGACGCCTGGCGCCTGGTGGTGACGGGACGCTCCGGGACCGTCCGGCTCAGCCGCGCCGAACTTCTCCGACTCCCCTTGCACAGCTCGGCGTTGCCCATCGCCTGCGTCGAGGGCTGGTCGACCTCCGACCAGTGGTGGCGCGGCGTACGGCTGCGGGACCTCGCGGCCCTCGTCGGCCACGACGGGGACCCGCCCGACGTGTTCGTGGAGTCGCTGCAACGGCACGGCGCCTTCCGCCGGGCCGCCCTGCGCGCCAACCAGGTCGCCGACCCGCGATCCCTGCTCGCCCTGTTCGTCAACGGCGAGGACCTGACCCCCGACCACGGCCACCCCGCACGGATCATCGTGCCCGCGGCACCCGGCGTGCTCAACACCAAGTGGGTGGCCGCACTGAGCTTCGGAGACCTGCGATGAGGCGCCCCGGATTCCTGCCACCTGTCGGCAGTCCGCTCCAACTCCTGCTGCTCGCCTGCTCGTTCGCGCTCGCCGGATACGCGGGAGTGCGACTGCTCGCGGGGGACTGGTTCGAGGTGGCCCTGTGGTTCGTTGGGGCGGCGCTGATCCACGACCTGGTGCTGCTGCCGCTGTACGCGGCGGCGGACCGCGCACTGGTGAAGGCGGCCGGCCCGCGGCGCGGGTGGGTGGGGTACGTCCGCGTGCCGGCCGCGCTGTCGCTGCTGCTCCTGCTGGTCTGGTTCCCACTGATCAGCGGACAGGTGGCGACGCGCTACGCGTCCGCCACCAGTCTGTCCGCCGACGGTTTCCTTGCTCGTTGGCTGTTGGTGTCGGCTGTGCTTTTCGGTGGTTCGGCGCTGTTGTTCGTGGTGCGGGTGCGTAGGGCGACGAAGCAGCGGTCGCCGGCGGTCCACTGATCGACGGCACGCCAGCCCGCGCGGTGTGCGTGCCGCAGTGGGGCGGGCGTGTCGAGTTCTGGCTCAGGTGGCGGCGCGTTACGCGTCCGCCACCAGTCTGTCCGCCGACGGTTTCCTCGCCCGTTGGCTGTTGGTGTCGGCCGTGCTCTTCGGCGGCTCGGCGCTGTTGTTCGTGGTGCGGGTGCGTAGGGCGACGAAGC
It encodes:
- a CDS encoding SIS domain-containing protein — protein: MSVESVSAEGFARESLTVLQRITESAREEVAAAAGLIADCIRADGVIQAFGTGHSQAIVLELAGRAGGLVPTNRLSMADLVLYGGGDPSVLDDPLLERSEGVAERLYHLAGPSPQDLFVIISNSGVNNVIVEMALHAKEHGHRVLAITSLTHTRAVPAGHPSGKKLADLADVVLDNRAPRGDALLELPGGGAVCALSTLTGVMLVQMAVAQASRLLLDSGDRPPVYVSANVPGGFEGNLELEKRYAGRIRRTAS
- a CDS encoding SpoIIE family protein phosphatase, with the protein product MISLSVAWDDIGGLVDAHERFLAGARVEADVRGPVLESWKRCRSVGLQPHHLLLPYEAGLTLDERFRRAADPVLDKLAASLADMGTTIALCDARGRMIQRFGGGPALQDRLDQVNFAPGFDASEPVAGTNGVGTALAARVPVYVVGREHFADCLQPFACAGSPVRDPLSGCIEAVLDLTCLRDHGDPAMLRLVRTAARDIEGRLLDQATERERALLAAYRRAGPDAGGAPRSQGRPAHGHGSGQDGDGLGRIDLAVLRERAEELIASPDRTLDEVPLSGGRVATLLRRQVMGAAGEAGVAVEARILGGPRLSGLGLPTSMPTSPPASPPGTGPAPVTVAAAGAPTAVGSGTGTGPRAPAPPTPPPVVVRTVVPTPPPPSPLASHAETVGDVLDGAERRLLLVGEPGVGRLVVLARRRLELLHEAGIRIGTTLDVARTAEELAEVTVPRFADFAAVDLPDAVLRGEEPEALGGRSALRRVAIHAVRKQPHHLYDVGDTVEYVPSTPQARCLETRQSIMEPALSEAAGWLAQDPERLARVLAAGVHSLITVPLRARGTTLGVVSFYRSENPAPFEDDDLSLAQELVLRAATCIDNARRYTRERNTALALQRSLLPKGRPEQSAVEVAYRYLPAQAGVGGDWFDVIPLSGARVALVVGDVVGHGLHAAATMGRLRTAVHNFCALDLPPDDLLAHLDDLVGRLDRGEGWEVESTQADSGIVGATCLYAVYDPVSRRCSLTRAGHPLPAVVAPDGTVEFVDLPAGQPLGLGGMPFETVELELAEGSQLVLYTDGLVEDRLRDIDSGLDRLRAVLGVAGRAPEDTCEAVLDALLPSRPSDDVALLVARTHVLGPDRVAQWDLPSNPAVVSRARTAVTGQLHAWNLDDLAFTTELVASELVTNAIRHATGPVQLRLMRDRALICEVSDGSSTSPRLRRARTEDEGGRGLFLVAQLTERWGTRYTPYGKVIWAEQPLP
- a CDS encoding molybdopterin-dependent oxidoreductase, which codes for MRRPRFSSPFSPSFWRSPLRGPWFTSVLGIVLLGGITVLFVTGLLSYAAYNPDLSPVNDKTPDKGVLGFYLFSWPTDPHWLYRLTQGTHVTLGITLIPVLLAKLWSVVPRLFTLPPARSLAHALERISLLLLVGGGLFEFVTGVLNVQLDYVFPGSFYPLHFYGAWVFFAAFLAHAVLKLPTAWRNLRQLHEEPSELVAPDPDPPTVSRRGALGLVGGGSLLLLATTAGQDFDGLRWSAVLAPHGGVDPGSGPGGFQINKTAAYAGITAADRSEDAWRLVVTGRSGTVRLSRAELLRLPLHSSALPIACVEGWSTSDQWWRGVRLRDLAALVGHDGDPPDVFVESLQRHGAFRRAALRANQVADPRSLLALFVNGEDLTPDHGHPARIIVPAAPGVLNTKWVAALSFGDLR